One stretch of Thermococcus sp. DNA includes these proteins:
- a CDS encoding monovalent cation/H+ antiporter complex subunit F produces the protein VLLGAAYDRTIYIDIAIVYALLSYIGTLAIARYLQGGLA, from the coding sequence GTTCTCCTCGGAGCAGCGTACGACAGGACGATCTACATCGACATAGCCATCGTTTACGCCCTGCTGAGCTACATAGGGACGCTCGCCATAGCGCGCTACCTCCAGGGGGGATTGGCGTGA
- the mnhG gene encoding monovalent cation/H(+) antiporter subunit G has protein sequence MNWVSYLIYAFLAISLTFNTLGSIALHRFPDVYTRLHGATKCTTFGTIFAVLAVFTHALYRLHVTGDPKYLQMSLHSIVALIALLLTNPTGAHAIAKAAHLSGYKPAKAVIDAYEEKLGGENA, from the coding sequence GTGAACTGGGTGAGCTATCTCATCTACGCCTTCTTGGCGATAAGCCTGACCTTCAACACCCTAGGGAGCATCGCCCTGCACCGCTTTCCCGACGTCTACACGAGACTTCACGGTGCGACGAAGTGCACCACTTTCGGAACGATATTCGCCGTCTTGGCGGTCTTCACCCACGCCCTTTACAGGCTTCACGTCACGGGCGATCCAAAGTACCTTCAGATGAGCCTCCACAGCATTGTCGCGCTGATAGCCCTACTCCTGACGAACCCGACAGGTGCGCACGCGATAGCCAAAGCTGCCCACCTGAGCGGTTACAAGCCGGCAAAGGCCGTCATAGACGCCTACGAGGAGAAGCTCGGGGGTGAGAATGCATGA
- a CDS encoding DUF4040 domain-containing protein produces the protein MNALTIDMAIQAIVLLGVLITAYLTIRFRDLLAAALMSAGMSLLLSLEFYTLHAPDVAIAEAAVGAGVVTALVVYGIAKTERWEVEG, from the coding sequence ATGAACGCCCTCACGATAGACATGGCAATCCAGGCCATCGTCCTGCTGGGAGTGCTCATCACGGCCTATCTCACGATTCGCTTCAGGGATCTGCTTGCGGCGGCTTTGATGTCCGCGGGGATGAGCCTGCTCCTCAGCCTTGAGTTCTACACCCTCCACGCACCGGACGTTGCCATAGCCGAAGCGGCGGTCGGAGCGGGTGTCGTGACTGCGCTTGTGGTTTACGGAATAGCGAAGACCGAGAGGTGGGAGGTGGAAGGATGA
- the mbhE gene encoding hydrogen gas-evolving membrane-bound hydrogenase subunit E — MKKTIAYLSLLFILGVLLYVANPNYGLKFGPGGKEWLLLRYTDNYYITHGLKEVGGANIVTDIVFDYRGYDTLGEATVLFTAIAGAVALLRPWRRDER, encoded by the coding sequence ATGAAGAAGACGATAGCCTACCTCTCACTGCTCTTCATCCTTGGCGTGCTCCTCTACGTGGCTAATCCCAACTACGGCCTCAAGTTCGGGCCGGGGGGGAAGGAGTGGCTCTTGTTGAGGTACACCGACAACTACTACATCACCCACGGACTAAAAGAGGTCGGCGGTGCGAACATAGTGACGGACATAGTGTTTGATTACAGGGGCTACGATACCCTCGGAGAGGCGACCGTTCTCTTCACTGCCATCGCTGGAGCCGTAGCGCTTCTCAGACCCTGGAGGAGGGATGAGAGGTGA
- a CDS encoding Na(+)/H(+) antiporter subunit B yields the protein MGDDMGVIVRTAARATIPLIGIFGSYIVAHGHLTPGGGFQGGATIAGAGILFLLAFGLKEMKRHFNKNLYSALEGIGGLAFLGAAMLGIGVAFFYNTLWHNGPFFNGKPGTLLSAGYLPIMNLAVGLKVFTGLVSAMAGLALYRRWRE from the coding sequence ATTGGGGATGACATGGGAGTGATAGTGAGAACCGCCGCGAGGGCCACGATACCCCTCATAGGCATCTTCGGCTCTTACATAGTTGCACACGGTCACCTGACCCCGGGAGGCGGCTTCCAGGGCGGGGCAACAATAGCCGGGGCCGGAATACTCTTCCTGCTGGCCTTCGGGCTTAAGGAGATGAAGAGGCACTTCAACAAGAACCTCTACTCAGCCCTTGAGGGGATAGGAGGCTTAGCCTTTCTCGGCGCGGCGATGCTCGGAATCGGCGTTGCCTTCTTCTACAACACGCTCTGGCACAACGGGCCCTTCTTCAACGGAAAACCAGGGACGCTCCTTTCAGCGGGCTACCTTCCGATAATGAACCTAGCGGTCGGGCTGAAGGTCTTCACAGGCCTTGTCAGCGCGATGGCCGGCTTAGCGCTCTACAGGAGGTGGAGGGAATGA
- a CDS encoding NADH-quinone oxidoreductase subunit K encodes MIQFQFITAFLLIVLGIYAFLAKNNLLKLILALDIIDSGIHLLLISLGYRIELNEIPTAPIYTGYETLKSPMVGPLPQALVLTSIVIGVCVLALAIALTVNAYRHYGTLDVRALRRLRG; translated from the coding sequence ATGATACAGTTCCAGTTCATAACGGCCTTCCTGCTCATAGTCCTCGGCATCTACGCCTTCCTCGCAAAGAACAACCTGCTCAAGCTGATCCTTGCTCTGGACATCATAGACTCGGGCATCCACCTGCTCCTCATAAGCCTCGGCTACCGTATAGAGCTCAACGAAATCCCGACGGCGCCAATCTACACCGGCTACGAGACGCTGAAGAGCCCGATGGTCGGTCCGCTTCCACAGGCCCTCGTCCTGACGAGCATAGTCATCGGCGTCTGTGTTTTGGCCCTTGCGATAGCCCTGACCGTTAACGCCTACCGCCACTACGGAACCCTTGACGTGAGGGCTTTAAGGAGGTTGAGGGGATGA
- a CDS encoding proton-conducting transporter membrane subunit, which yields MSAEILPYLIIIPLFGAFSMPIVSLAGRKAREAWAVLISGATLAVGSWVFYWVYENGTILYTLGAKSPLGQGVGFPIRIVWEVDLFGALMVLMVTFVSFMAVIYSLGYMRHDTGLDKYYTLIIILELGMLGIAITGDLFNFYVFLEIMSIASYALVAFRNDTWEGIEAGIKYMFVGSIASSLILLGIALLYGEYGTLTMGYLAIKLSQNATVVGKVALALFISGLLFKSGASPVHMWLADAHPAAPSSISAMLSGLVIKIGGIYALARIAFSIYGASVSVKTVGWLIILFACITLIVGNAMAVIQTDMKRLLAYSSVGQIGYILLGIGIGLAAYGSQTGEIALAGAIYHTFNHALMKGLLFLIAGAVIHQLGTRDLNELSGLAKTMPKTTFAFLIGAAAIIGMPPLNGFASKWLIYESSAIFNPVLGAIAIIGTAFCTAAYVRVLYTFFGRPSEKVMEAKDPEKSMLWPMIILTAAIIVMGLFPWQISDKIMIPAAKALENQLAYIATLMGGG from the coding sequence ATGAGCGCGGAGATACTTCCCTACCTCATAATCATCCCGCTCTTCGGAGCGTTCTCGATGCCGATAGTGAGCTTAGCGGGAAGAAAGGCGAGGGAAGCCTGGGCCGTCCTGATAAGCGGTGCAACGCTCGCGGTAGGCTCGTGGGTCTTCTACTGGGTCTACGAGAACGGGACGATACTCTACACCCTCGGTGCAAAAAGCCCGCTCGGCCAGGGCGTTGGCTTCCCGATAAGGATAGTCTGGGAGGTAGACCTCTTCGGCGCTCTAATGGTGCTGATGGTTACCTTCGTCTCCTTCATGGCGGTAATCTACTCCCTCGGCTACATGAGGCATGACACCGGGCTGGACAAGTACTACACGCTCATAATCATCCTAGAGCTCGGAATGCTGGGCATAGCGATAACCGGCGACCTCTTCAACTTCTACGTCTTCCTTGAGATAATGAGCATAGCCAGCTACGCCCTCGTTGCCTTCAGGAACGACACGTGGGAGGGCATTGAAGCGGGCATAAAGTACATGTTCGTCGGCTCGATAGCGAGCTCCCTGATTCTGCTCGGCATAGCGCTACTCTATGGCGAATACGGGACTTTAACAATGGGTTATCTCGCCATAAAGCTCTCCCAGAACGCAACCGTCGTTGGAAAGGTCGCGCTAGCGCTCTTCATCTCGGGACTTCTCTTCAAGAGCGGTGCTTCCCCGGTTCACATGTGGCTCGCCGATGCCCATCCAGCGGCGCCAAGCTCGATTTCGGCTATGCTTTCTGGTCTGGTCATCAAGATAGGGGGAATCTACGCCTTAGCGAGGATAGCCTTCAGCATCTACGGGGCGAGCGTAAGCGTGAAGACCGTCGGGTGGCTCATAATACTCTTCGCCTGCATCACCCTAATCGTCGGCAACGCGATGGCGGTAATCCAGACCGACATGAAGAGACTTTTAGCCTACTCCTCGGTCGGGCAGATAGGCTACATCCTCCTCGGAATTGGTATCGGCTTAGCGGCCTACGGAAGCCAGACCGGCGAGATAGCCTTAGCTGGAGCGATCTACCACACCTTCAACCACGCGCTCATGAAGGGCCTGCTCTTCCTCATTGCTGGAGCGGTTATACATCAGCTCGGAACGAGGGATTTGAACGAGCTGAGTGGTTTAGCTAAGACGATGCCGAAAACAACGTTCGCATTCCTCATTGGAGCTGCTGCAATAATAGGAATGCCACCGCTGAACGGCTTCGCGAGCAAGTGGCTCATCTACGAGAGCTCGGCCATCTTCAATCCAGTCCTGGGCGCGATAGCGATAATAGGGACTGCCTTCTGTACAGCAGCATACGTCAGGGTTCTTTACACCTTCTTCGGAAGGCCGAGCGAAAAGGTCATGGAGGCTAAAGACCCGGAAAAGAGCATGCTCTGGCCGATGATCATCTTAACCGCGGCAATAATCGTCATGGGCCTCTTCCCGTGGCAGATAAGCGACAAGATCATGATTCCAGCTGCGAAGGCTCTCGAAAATCAGCTGGCTTACATAGCGACGCTCATGGGAGGTGGTTGA
- a CDS encoding hydrogenase → MFGYWDALYFVFVFIIGLILAYLLDQWAKRSGMGTRKTGPGTKIFISAEDPDKVIPGFEHLEGHYTGRNVMWGLTYALKNFFTALRREHTGLLTDYASYLVITTAFVMGVLLIWG, encoded by the coding sequence GTGTTCGGCTACTGGGATGCCCTCTACTTCGTCTTCGTCTTCATCATCGGCCTCATCTTAGCTTACCTCCTCGACCAGTGGGCGAAGAGGAGCGGTATGGGGACGAGGAAAACCGGGCCCGGAACGAAGATATTTATAAGCGCCGAGGATCCAGATAAGGTCATCCCGGGCTTCGAGCACTTAGAGGGCCACTACACTGGACGGAACGTCATGTGGGGCTTAACTTACGCCCTCAAGAACTTCTTCACAGCTCTCAGGAGGGAGCACACCGGTTTACTAACCGACTACGCTAGCTACCTCGTGATAACGACGGCCTTCGTCATGGGAGTTCTCCTAATCTGGGGGTGA
- a CDS encoding NADH-quinone oxidoreductase subunit B family protein, with translation MSIKVPVEGKKENRSERERLERRIAQLCRFIGKSPWVFHINSGSCNGCDIEIIAALTPRYDAERFGVKLVGSPRHADILLVTGPVTNQSLERVKLAYEQTPEPKMVIAVGACPTGGGVFYESPFTNAPLDRVIPVDVYVPGCPPRPEAILQGVVLALEKLAKILKGKIPEVSEE, from the coding sequence GTGAGCATCAAGGTTCCAGTCGAGGGGAAGAAGGAAAACCGGAGCGAGCGCGAGAGGCTTGAGAGGAGAATAGCCCAGCTCTGCAGGTTCATAGGGAAATCACCATGGGTATTTCACATCAACAGCGGTTCCTGCAACGGCTGCGACATAGAGATAATAGCGGCGCTAACACCGCGCTACGACGCCGAGCGCTTCGGCGTAAAGCTCGTCGGCAGTCCGAGGCACGCTGATATACTTCTCGTCACCGGCCCCGTAACCAACCAGAGCCTTGAGAGGGTTAAGCTGGCCTACGAGCAGACACCGGAGCCCAAGATGGTTATAGCCGTTGGGGCGTGCCCGACCGGTGGTGGAGTCTTCTACGAGAGTCCTTTCACCAACGCACCCCTCGACAGGGTTATTCCCGTAGACGTTTACGTCCCGGGCTGTCCGCCGAGGCCCGAGGCGATACTCCAGGGGGTCGTTTTGGCACTGGAGAAGCTGGCTAAAATCCTGAAAGGAAAAATCCCGGAGGTGAGTGAAGAATGA
- a CDS encoding NADH-quinone oxidoreductase subunit C, whose amino-acid sequence MNDNPASEANEVKEPTKAEKVAKAIADRFPEAEVQVKTNRWGRERVWVRVPREKYRELMGFIKALDREAHYSIGIEQDWGDELGFLSHLVIHYDDAPAVSLIVDVHAPKDDPVIPDVSDIFPIALQFEREGMEMVGIDFEGAPDKRRLFLPDDFPEGIYPLRLDDKGVPDEMVKNAGHPYYLKGGKKA is encoded by the coding sequence ATGAATGATAATCCCGCTAGCGAGGCAAACGAGGTTAAAGAGCCTACCAAGGCCGAAAAGGTCGCGAAGGCAATAGCTGACCGCTTCCCCGAGGCGGAAGTTCAAGTAAAGACCAACAGATGGGGGCGCGAGAGGGTCTGGGTTAGAGTTCCGAGGGAGAAGTACAGAGAGCTGATGGGATTCATAAAAGCGCTCGATAGAGAAGCACACTACTCGATAGGAATCGAGCAGGACTGGGGGGACGAGCTGGGCTTCCTCAGCCACCTCGTGATCCACTACGACGATGCTCCGGCGGTTTCCCTGATAGTTGACGTCCACGCGCCGAAGGACGACCCGGTAATTCCCGATGTGAGCGACATATTTCCCATAGCGCTCCAGTTCGAGAGGGAAGGCATGGAGATGGTCGGCATAGACTTTGAGGGCGCTCCCGACAAGAGGAGGCTCTTTTTACCGGACGACTTCCCAGAGGGGATCTACCCGCTCCGCCTCGACGACAAGGGCGTTCCGGATGAGATGGTCAAGAACGCTGGTCATCCATACTATCTAAAGGGAGGGAAGAAAGCATGA
- a CDS encoding nickel-dependent hydrogenase large subunit, whose product MTDKVEYWVKIPFGPIHPGLEEPEKFILTLDGERIVDVDVKLGYNLRGIQWIALRRNYIQIMYLAERMCGICSFSHNHTYTRAVEEAGGIEVPERAEYIRVIIGELERIHSHLLNLGVLAHDIGYDTLLHLTWLAREKVMDTLEAVSGNRVNYSMVTIGGVRRDIDEKKRRIILDMIKYYREVFPQIEEAFLHDPTIEARFRDTAVISKRVALEQGAVGPTGRGSGIRDDARWSERLGVYPDLGIKPVMPQDVTGERPRGDVFDRMAVRIGELWESLELIERALDQMPEGKIKAFPKDNVLYAKLRLMVDGEGIGRYEAPRGELVHYVRGKKGSDKPLRWKPREPTFPNLFAVAKGVIGDQVADFVVAVASIDPCLSCTDRVAVIQDGKRKILTEKDLLKASIKKTRKINPDIKGDPTPVGSSCSR is encoded by the coding sequence ATGACCGATAAGGTCGAGTACTGGGTGAAGATACCCTTCGGGCCGATTCATCCCGGTTTAGAAGAGCCTGAGAAGTTCATACTCACCTTAGACGGCGAGAGAATAGTTGACGTTGACGTGAAGCTCGGCTACAACCTGCGCGGAATCCAGTGGATAGCCCTCAGGAGGAACTACATCCAGATAATGTACTTAGCGGAGAGAATGTGCGGGATATGCTCCTTTTCGCACAACCACACCTACACGAGGGCCGTCGAGGAAGCCGGGGGCATCGAAGTCCCGGAGAGGGCCGAGTACATACGCGTCATCATCGGCGAGCTGGAGAGGATTCACTCCCACCTGCTCAACCTCGGCGTTTTAGCACACGACATAGGCTACGACACGTTGCTCCACCTCACCTGGCTGGCGAGGGAGAAAGTCATGGACACGCTTGAGGCCGTCAGCGGGAACCGCGTGAACTACTCCATGGTGACCATTGGGGGCGTGAGAAGGGACATAGACGAGAAGAAGAGGCGGATAATCCTCGACATGATCAAATACTACCGCGAGGTCTTCCCGCAGATTGAGGAAGCCTTCCTCCACGACCCGACGATAGAGGCCCGTTTCAGGGATACCGCGGTGATAAGCAAGAGGGTTGCCCTTGAGCAGGGTGCGGTCGGTCCAACGGGAAGGGGGAGTGGAATAAGGGACGATGCGCGCTGGAGCGAAAGGCTGGGTGTTTACCCGGACCTCGGGATAAAGCCCGTAATGCCTCAGGACGTTACCGGCGAGAGGCCGAGGGGAGACGTCTTCGACAGGATGGCGGTCAGGATAGGGGAGCTGTGGGAGAGCTTGGAACTCATCGAGAGGGCTCTCGATCAGATGCCAGAGGGAAAGATAAAGGCCTTCCCGAAGGACAACGTCCTCTACGCGAAGCTCCGCCTTATGGTTGACGGGGAGGGAATAGGGAGGTACGAGGCTCCCAGAGGAGAGCTCGTCCACTACGTCCGCGGGAAGAAGGGGAGCGACAAACCGCTCCGCTGGAAGCCGAGAGAACCTACGTTCCCGAACCTCTTCGCTGTGGCGAAGGGAGTCATAGGCGACCAGGTGGCCGATTTTGTCGTTGCTGTTGCCTCAATAGACCCGTGCCTGAGCTGTACAGACAGGGTTGCAGTGATACAGGACGGTAAGAGGAAGATACTGACCGAGAAAGACCTCCTAAAGGCCTCGATAAAGAAGACGCGCAAGATAAACCCCGATATCAAGGGAGACCCGACTCCAGTGGGGTCGAGCTGTTCGAGGTGA
- a CDS encoding respiratory chain complex I subunit 1 family protein, whose product MDAVTGLVYPAVGLLGLYAFVSLASLIWEGIDRKLVARMQRRIGPPILQPLYDFLKLASKETIIPSTANYMFRAAPVLALATAIALLAYTPIGFTPILASKGDVIVFIYLLTLISFFKIVGAISSGNPYAKIGAAREATIMVSREPAMMLAIFTIMWRIGKLGVPKPFSMGVFYVHNIWEIGTPMSFVGAVILLYVFTVWLASEIEVGFFNIPDAEEEIAEGLLVEYSGRYLALLKLTNAMKAFISASLVVAIFFPWGISGYFNLTGLSANVADLLFHTLKVFALLFVVQSVFRAVTGRLKITQAVDFLWKNVFLASLVGSLLIAMEVIM is encoded by the coding sequence ATGGACGCCGTTACCGGGCTGGTTTACCCCGCTGTTGGACTGCTCGGCCTCTACGCCTTCGTCTCACTGGCTTCACTAATCTGGGAGGGGATAGACCGGAAGCTGGTCGCGAGGATGCAGAGGCGCATTGGGCCACCCATACTGCAGCCGCTCTACGACTTCCTCAAGCTGGCAAGCAAGGAGACGATAATCCCGAGCACGGCGAACTACATGTTCAGAGCAGCTCCGGTTTTAGCTTTAGCCACCGCCATAGCGCTCCTAGCTTACACTCCGATTGGCTTCACGCCAATCTTGGCCAGCAAGGGCGACGTGATAGTCTTCATCTACCTGCTAACGCTGATCAGCTTCTTCAAGATAGTCGGTGCCATAAGCTCCGGCAATCCCTACGCGAAGATAGGAGCGGCTAGAGAAGCGACGATAATGGTGTCGAGGGAACCAGCGATGATGCTGGCGATCTTCACGATAATGTGGCGCATAGGAAAGCTCGGCGTTCCGAAGCCCTTCAGCATGGGGGTCTTTTACGTCCACAACATCTGGGAGATAGGAACTCCAATGAGCTTCGTTGGGGCGGTAATACTCCTCTACGTCTTCACCGTCTGGCTGGCGAGCGAGATAGAGGTCGGGTTCTTCAACATACCCGATGCGGAGGAGGAGATAGCCGAGGGGCTTTTAGTTGAGTACAGCGGGAGGTACTTGGCGTTGCTCAAGCTGACGAACGCCATGAAGGCCTTCATCTCGGCCTCGCTGGTCGTGGCGATATTCTTCCCCTGGGGGATTTCGGGCTACTTCAACCTCACCGGTCTCTCGGCAAACGTTGCAGACCTGCTCTTCCACACGCTGAAGGTCTTTGCCCTGCTCTTCGTCGTCCAGAGCGTCTTTAGAGCGGTAACCGGAAGGCTGAAGATAACGCAGGCGGTCGACTTCCTCTGGAAGAACGTCTTCCTTGCTTCCCTCGTCGGCTCGCTCCTCATAGCTATGGAGGTGATAATGTGA
- a CDS encoding 4Fe-4S binding protein, whose product MRAPPLVPTVLRNLLRKPATNPFPKTEPVPIPDDFRGMIAYNVDKCVGCRMCVNVCPAGVFVYLPEIRKVALWTARCVYCGQCVDVCPTGALQMSRDFLLANYDNKADRFIPLKPEKVEELRKKAEEAKKAKAEKKGAKK is encoded by the coding sequence GTGAGGGCACCTCCGCTTGTTCCAACAGTCCTCAGGAACCTCCTCAGGAAACCAGCGACCAACCCCTTCCCGAAGACGGAGCCGGTTCCTATTCCTGACGACTTCAGGGGGATGATAGCCTACAACGTGGACAAGTGCGTCGGATGCAGGATGTGCGTCAACGTCTGTCCCGCTGGAGTCTTCGTGTACTTACCGGAGATAAGGAAAGTGGCCCTCTGGACGGCGAGATGCGTCTACTGTGGCCAGTGCGTTGACGTCTGTCCTACCGGAGCGCTTCAGATGAGCAGGGACTTTCTCTTAGCGAACTACGACAACAAAGCAGACCGCTTCATACCTCTGAAGCCCGAGAAAGTCGAGGAGCTGAGGAAGAAGGCGGAGGAAGCCAAGAAGGCCAAGGCGGAGAAGAAAGGGGCCAAAAAGTAG
- a CDS encoding ferritin family protein, which yields MEGLEDTLKQFRDVLLSLSERGILAYWTFGEYEEARIYWELAKKAEELRLPPGLISTFRKLAKESEEHGDGLRRLYVKTYGEEPKKVNLPYIEALSLARALGDPSNLEFVFKIAMETELVAKKLYEHLASITENREARELYKFIANVEWAHYQRLRGEAELMGVDVKKIEEEIMKEGFL from the coding sequence ATGGAGGGCCTTGAGGATACCCTGAAGCAGTTTAGGGACGTGCTCCTTTCCCTCTCTGAGAGGGGTATCTTGGCCTACTGGACCTTTGGTGAGTACGAGGAGGCGAGGATATACTGGGAGCTGGCAAAGAAGGCGGAAGAACTCAGACTTCCACCCGGGCTTATCTCCACCTTCAGAAAGCTCGCCAAGGAATCGGAGGAGCACGGCGATGGACTCAGGAGGCTCTACGTAAAGACCTACGGCGAGGAGCCGAAAAAAGTTAACCTCCCCTACATAGAGGCCCTCAGCCTCGCGAGGGCTCTCGGAGACCCCTCAAACCTTGAGTTCGTCTTCAAGATAGCCATGGAGACCGAGCTTGTCGCCAAAAAGCTCTATGAGCACTTAGCTTCAATAACAGAAAACAGGGAGGCAAGAGAGCTTTACAAGTTCATAGCAAACGTTGAGTGGGCCCACTACCAGAGGCTCCGCGGCGAGGCTGAGCTTATGGGGGTTGACGTCAAGAAGATAGAGGAGGAGATAATGAAAGAGGGCTTCCTCTGA
- a CDS encoding ferritin family protein, with the protein MVVEILNEIRKLNERELLSYWIKGEYEEAETYWKLAERAKELGLPENVVETFKRLGDESKRHGDELFKIYREEHGEELVEVNVPNVEALNILGKFWKVEDINDVLRNAMESEKLAETIYRKLAEECSNERLRETYLRLAEIEKGHYEALASLWKSLGLEE; encoded by the coding sequence ATGGTTGTTGAGATTTTGAACGAGATAAGGAAGCTGAACGAGCGCGAACTCCTCAGCTACTGGATTAAGGGCGAATACGAGGAGGCCGAGACCTACTGGAAGCTTGCCGAGCGCGCTAAGGAGCTCGGCCTTCCCGAGAACGTCGTGGAGACCTTCAAAAGGCTCGGCGACGAGTCCAAGAGGCACGGCGACGAGCTTTTCAAGATATACCGCGAAGAGCATGGAGAAGAGCTCGTTGAGGTTAACGTCCCAAACGTTGAAGCGTTAAACATCCTCGGCAAGTTCTGGAAGGTTGAGGACATAAACGATGTCCTCAGAAATGCCATGGAGAGCGAGAAGCTGGCGGAGACGATATACAGGAAGCTCGCAGAGGAATGCAGCAACGAGAGGCTCAGGGAAACCTACCTCCGCCTTGCGGAGATAGAGAAGGGTCACTACGAGGCTTTGGCTTCACTCTGGAAGTCCCTCGGGCTGGAGGAGTAG
- a CDS encoding ferritin family protein, whose translation MLDVEEVIEMLSKLSYEEALAYWIKSEREEAEFYRQLAERARNLGLPESLVEAFEKLSKDSERHAGELTRLFRESYSKEPESDIPPIEVLSVLEKFERADQTEEVLRTAMESELIAMNAYKTLAEKVEDPKLKELYLKLANVEKTHYEILKGEYEKLGG comes from the coding sequence ATGCTCGACGTTGAAGAGGTCATTGAAATGCTCTCAAAGTTATCCTACGAGGAGGCTTTAGCTTACTGGATAAAGAGCGAAAGGGAAGAGGCCGAGTTCTACCGTCAGCTTGCGGAACGCGCCAGAAACCTCGGCCTTCCTGAAAGCCTTGTCGAGGCCTTTGAAAAGCTTTCAAAGGATTCCGAGAGGCATGCAGGAGAACTGACGAGGCTCTTCAGGGAGAGCTATTCCAAGGAACCTGAGAGCGATATACCGCCGATAGAGGTCCTCTCCGTCCTCGAAAAGTTCGAGAGGGCTGATCAGACCGAGGAAGTCCTGAGAACTGCCATGGAGAGCGAGCTCATAGCGATGAACGCCTACAAGACCCTTGCCGAGAAGGTTGAGGATCCGAAACTAAAGGAGCTCTACCTCAAGCTGGCGAACGTTGAGAAGACCCATTATGAAATCCTTAAGGGGGAGTATGAAAAGCTGGGTGGTTGA
- a CDS encoding SagB/ThcOx family dehydrogenase: MRLRHVALLAIVLSIVFPALLIIKPHLRSTPQAGQGEGIVPLPEPRLTGGMSVEEAIAKRRSIRSYRDEPLTLEELSQLLWAAQGITDWKRKYRSAPSAGPTYPFEIYAVVGNVRGLSPGIYRYDPFRHALIELRKGDFRRELQKASLNQEWVGEAPLDIVLVAFYERTTRVYGERGIRYVHMEAGHIGENIYLEATSLGLGTVAVGAFDDERVAEILGTLGSPLYIFPVGVPSG; this comes from the coding sequence ATGAGGCTGAGGCATGTTGCCCTGCTCGCCATCGTCCTGTCCATTGTCTTCCCGGCCCTGCTCATCATCAAGCCCCACCTTAGGAGCACCCCGCAGGCGGGCCAGGGTGAGGGAATCGTACCCCTTCCAGAGCCGAGGCTCACCGGCGGAATGAGCGTCGAGGAGGCTATAGCCAAGAGGAGGAGCATACGCTCCTACCGCGACGAGCCACTAACCCTGGAGGAGCTCTCCCAGTTGCTCTGGGCAGCTCAGGGGATAACCGACTGGAAGAGGAAGTACCGCTCGGCCCCGAGCGCCGGCCCTACCTACCCCTTCGAGATATACGCTGTCGTCGGGAACGTCAGGGGGCTGTCCCCGGGGATATACCGCTACGACCCCTTCAGGCATGCCCTCATCGAGCTCCGGAAGGGCGACTTCAGACGGGAACTTCAGAAAGCCTCTCTGAACCAGGAGTGGGTAGGCGAAGCCCCGCTGGATATAGTCCTCGTCGCCTTCTACGAGAGAACCACTAGGGTCTATGGAGAGCGGGGAATCAGGTACGTCCACATGGAGGCGGGTCACATAGGTGAGAACATCTACCTTGAGGCGACTTCCCTGGGACTGGGAACTGTTGCAGTTGGGGCCTTCGACGATGAGCGGGTTGCCGAGATACTTGGCACACTTGGAAGTCCGCTTTACATCTTCCCGGTGGGTGTTCCAAGTGGTTAG